The Electrophorus electricus isolate fEleEle1 chromosome 4, fEleEle1.pri, whole genome shotgun sequence region GCCCTAATAGGTTTTAATTTACTAGTAGCAATATTACAATAAATCATAAATGGAAAGgaaaatattttcatgcataTTGATAACACTATATTTATCCAAATCCAGATCACAcaatttattgtgtttattaatgAGTTTATGagtttattaatgaattaagtAATTGTCAGTTGTAGCTTGCAGTGCACATCTTCTGACACAACTGCTCTcttcataagtgtgtgtgtgtataaaggtgACATATGTCTTCTGTATGTCTTGTGTATAgactgtatataaatgtgtgtgtgtgtgtgtttttgtttgtgtgtgtgtgtctatatataaaaaaaatatatatatatatatatatatatatatatatatatatatatatatatatatatatatatatatatatatatatatataaattgggggggggggggggattccaggtgagtaactccatgtactgtagtaagagatgtataGAGATTCTAGATCGTAGTGAAGTACCAGTTCCAGAGAAACActttacttgcacagctgatgaaggacctttttccaaaacagcctgtttctctggaaactctgtactttactacaatttagaatctctctctctctcactctctttaaatatatatatatatatatatatatatatatatatatatatatatatatatatatatatatatatatatatatatatagtgtgtgtgtgtgtgtgtgtgtgtgtgtgtgtgcatgcactcgCACATGTCTACACAAACTATGCATTAGACATGTCAACTGGCCATTTTAAAGAGGTCATTCATGAAACAGGCCAGCGGAGCACATGGCCCAGTTGTGCAGGTGCcgatgtctgtgtgtctctctctccctccctccctctctccccccaggCAGTCCAGGGTACAGGTTTAGCCTTTATCGCGTTTACCGAGGCCATGACCCACTTTCCAGCCTCCCCGTTCTGGTCGGTCATGTTCTTCCTCATGCTGGTGAACCTTGGCTTGGGCAGCATGTTTGGCACCATCGAGGGCATCATCACTCCCCTGGTGGACACGTTCAAACTACGCAAGGAGATCCTCACACGTAAGACCCAAGGACTCCACACACAACAGGCTTTTACATACGGGATGTGTGTGCTTGCCATCATTCGCGTCTCCTTCTGACTTTCTTGTAGTCGGCTGCTGTTTGATCTCGTTGGGCTTCGGGCTGATTTTTGTTCAGCGATCGGGCAACTACTTCGTGTCCATGTTTGATGACTACTCTGCCACACTCCCTCTACTCATCGTCGTCTTTCTGGAAAACGTGGCAGTCGCGTGGGTCTACGGCACCGATAAGTGCGTTGCTCAGAACCAAAGTCTTAACTCACACCTTCATCAGTTGGTGCTCCTCTGTGTAAATTACTATTCTCCTCCAGGCTAGCAGCGCCCTCTACTGGTACTAGTTATTAAATCATAGTGGCATGTTGCCATCTGCGAAGCCCAGAGGGTCAGTTAAAGTGAAAGGAAGATTGAAACTTTGCCTTACAAAATATAGCAGTGTGACATTTAGATCCAAGAAATACtagtctaataataataactacaacTAGTAATAAAGGTCCAATTCTGAAGTGACCGGCCCGAAGAGATAGATCTCGTAATaagctttattgttttattttaatgtgaattggcagtgtgtgtgtgtgtgcgtgtgtgtgtgcagtgagctCGGCCTTGAAACAACGGCGTCTGTGTCCATGCAGGTTCTTTGAAGACCTAAAGGACATGTTGGGGTTTGCTCCTTCGCGCTACTATTATTACATGTGGAAGTATGTGACGCCTTTGCTCCTGCTGGGTCTGCTGACTGCCAGTGCCATCCAGCTGGCCTTGACCCCGCCCACCTACAGTGCCTGGATCCAGGACCTGGTGCGTCCCGCCCTCCAGACTAGCTGTATGTAGCATGTCATGTGTATATGACAACATATGACataacatgtaaacatgcatcAGGTTAATGGAAAGGTGAGCTCTGTCAGGTCATATTCTCATGTCCATTAGGATCAGAATGTATTTGGTCACTAGCagtaagtattattattattattattattattattattattattattacatttatatagcacatttcttGGAACTCAAGTGGGACACAGCGTAGTCTCACTCAGAATCCACAGCCCCCAGAGGAAATCCACATGGAAACtacacccagatagggactcgaACCCTAGCGCTGaaaggcaaacatgctaaccaccaagccgcCGTGCCAGTTAGTGATGTCATTAGGACTGTTGGTAGGGTCTGAGGTTACATCCTGTCAGAATAATCCAACTGCCcatatgtgtttgtttcaggCTCAGGAACAGTCCCTCAGCTACCCGCCGTGGGGCCTGGCTGTCTGCATCAGCCTGGTGCTCATTGCCGTGCTACCCGTGCCTGTGGTCCTGATATTGCGATGCTTCGGCATCACCATGGACAACACCGCCAGCGGCGGCCCGGCCTACCAGAAGGGCCGTGTTCTTAACGAGAGCAGGAGcaaggaggaggatgatgacgCCAGCCTCATCCAAGGCAGGACGCCCAGCGAGGCTGCATCCCCTGTGCCAGGCAGCAGTGTCTATGACAACCATGGCATGCCCGGCCCAAGCCCCGCAGAACCCACCAGCAACGGCCACCTTGGCGTCAGCCGTCGGACGGGCGAGGAGCGCGACATGCCCGAGTCGGGTTTGTGAGGTCCAGCCTCATTTCGATCCCCGCCGACGTCGAGCTCAGAGGTCGCAGGGTAACCGTCATGCCATTCCTGTTCACCCACCTGCTGCGTCCCTGGGTGAAGGAgaacctctccacctctcccatATCACACCTTAGTCACCTTCAGCTCGGTACACCCACACCACACTTCACCCTGCGTACCCCATGCATGCTCACCTTAAAAACAATCGCTTACCTCAAACACCAGTCCCGTAGTCCCCGCTCAACTGTCGAGTGATTCCACCTTTCACACCACCTCTCCATGCTTTGCTGTTTATGGACTTAAAACAGTACATCATCTTGtattatatttgtaaataatatagATGCACCCCACTTCCCCAGATGTCACCTGAGTTGTCATGCACAGGCGAACACCTCCTCCCACACCTGGATGAGGGGGGCGTGGCTTCCGGGGTTGCTCTACTGTGGAATGGCTGTAAATACCAATCAAGTCGCAAGGGCGGCTGCTGTCCACCAATGAGATTAGAAGCAGCTTAGCTACACTGGAACAGTATagaatgtactgtatgtgtgaacTACGGGAAAAAAAGTTAGACATGCAATACAACTTTTCTTTTGATAAAATGACTATTTTACTGTGTTGCTTCACAGCATATGGATGGCATTTACAACCCCAAATGATTGAAAAGATGTGCCTGATTTGTCATTTATCGAATAATTGGAGAAGTAtgtattctgtaaaaaaaaacaaaaaaaaaaaccccacatatGTATTTAACCTACATATGATAGTTTGAATTTTAGGACATGTTTTGCTaagaaataacttttttttgaTTGTTTACCTATTTACTATCATTGTATGGAGTGCTGCCtaattactgtatatatttaattttacatgaaAACGCTTTGACATGTTTTTTCTCAGCCTCAaggtataaataaaaaaaattaaaaaaaacaggccaTGCAAGTGCTGTATTGAGTTTTAATGTGTGTACCAGTacaacatgacatgacatgactaTTCCTCAGGACTGGAGTATTAATCATCATAACCAGTGTCGTGACTCTGAGTCTTTTACAACAGTCTTGTTCCTCAATTTTGCACATAAGACAAACACcaagcacattcacacaccaacaccGCCAAGAAACGCAAGTCAACAATGTGTTAACAGAAAAATAGTGATTATAGGTTATGaggttttaaaacattttattttgctcgAATTCACTGATTCAGTCACAGGTATTTTcgagaaaaaaaaggtaaaattttaaagtaaaaatagcTAAGATCATTGAAATAAGAAttaacaaacatgttaaaaatcAATACCTCAGATGTTTGTCATTCTGTGAGACAGCAGTAGCAGCCTGTGTTGGGCCTGTCCCTgagtcacacagacatcacaaacgCCTCAATAACGGAGTATTCAGGACACTAAAGCATGTGGTGCAAACACCATTGGATCACTGTGCAGGTAGTACAGAAGCAGGTGAAAAGATCCTGGTGGACAGTTTGAATCTTTGCTAATCATTATGATTCCTGTAAAACCGCGAGGCGGTCACGGCATCTGGGACTATACAGCCTTGGCAAACCCCACTCGGTTGTTATCACGGTCAAACTCTGTGTAGTACTGCCCGATGAATACATCTCCCAGAATCCACAGTGGCCCAGCTGGGGGAGGGATATCTAAAGCCATGAAACCACTCAGGCAGATTTGTTTACCGGCCTGCCTCTCCTgtaacgcacacacagacacagacaccacagCATGGCTATCACATTCCTAAATATTCATGCAATGACCTAGTTGGAACAGCAGGGAGGAGGAAACTCGTGTTCAGCTTTTACAAAAATAACTTGTGACAATGAAGTTAATTAGTTATTCAACTGCTTCACGTGTTTGTTGCAACATTTCTGAGTCTGCTTACACACATTCCTTTAACGGGATTTAATGGCATTTAATTGGATTAAATTCGAGTAAAACTGAGCTGCCTGAGACGTGTTTGTTTTGTAACCAACCTTGAGAATGTACTGTTCTCCGGTCAGTGTGTAGGTCTGTCCCCCCAAGACAAAAGAGACAGCTGGAAGGGAGGGCACCTTCTTACAGTCAACCATATactacagagaaacacacacaaacacagtctgaaTGAAACCACACACCTGAGAGAAATACGCACGCGCACAGTAAAGAAAAAGCAACACATTTCTTGAAAAGTCCAAAAACGTTTACATGTATCTTTAGGACATGCACAGCTACATTTTAATAGATCATGATGATATGGAAAGCCATTTTATAATGCTGTCGTAAGCAAGGCCACAGTGgaggctgctggtggtggtgtacCTCTCCCTGGATGAGGGGGATGGCACCTATGGCCTTGTGCAGGGCTTTGACCTCGGCGGCGGGACCCGTGATCAGAGACGTACCAGTGTCCACGATCCCCTCACAGCCTCCCTTGCAAAGGGCGAGCTGGCTGCCGATGCtcatgctgaaacacacacaaacacttcagttCATGGATGATgcttgacttataatcagaaggttgctggttcaagccccaccactgccaagttaccactgttggtcccctgagcaagacccttaaccctcagttgctcaagttgtattcaatcataaatttaagttgctttgaataaaagcgtcagctaaatgctaaaaatgtaaatgtaaactgataCAGCCAGAAATATAACTACTTGCATAGGTAAACTTATTTCAATATAAACACGTCTTTTAACTTTTCTTTGCAATGCATGAAACTTCTGTCTCTAGTCTTTAATATCCATTTACTCAATACAATAGTCTGAGAAATGTTACAACAAAAGATGTTTTATCCAGATGTCTAATTTATACTAAAAATCGAAAAGTATGCTACTTCCATTACTGACGCTAGCTAGCGTATAACACCCACCACACTCATACGGGTTCATATGAGGTTGCTGATGTTGAAATAGCAGCGAACTGTTGCTTACATGCAGATTCATCTTCAGGTACATAATTTTGCCACCTACTAATCTAAACAGCAGAGCGCAAATCACTCTCCCTGTGGCAGAGTTGTGGACTCTGTAGGAAATTCTAACATTGGCAATGTACAATTATGTACAGTACAGCCAGAGCTGTCTGTTTTCAGACAGGTCAAAGACCATGTCAAATGTAGCTTAAGCTAGTGACAGACAGCTGTCATTTTTGATACTGTATGTTCTATCATATCTGACCATGttgcatttacatattatactcATGTatctctaaataaataaagtgtgtaGGCTTCTCATCAGCTCTGACTcagtgtcactcattctgagaatCATGCCCCTGGGCCCTGAGGAGGGACAACCAGACCCAGGCAAGGCAGACGTTGGACCAGAGGGACGGggtgaaggaaaacaggaaaTTTTTCCATACAACCAGTGTAAGTGTTACAGCCACGCAAAAACTCACAGGTCAGACCACCATGGCAATGCTGCGTTCCCCCCCACAATCCAATTATTAATTCTCATAATCAAATGTctgggttagattagattaTATAATCGGATTTAGAATATTCATTGACAGCAGTTAGTTCACCATCCACTAGCAGGGAGATTAACCTCCTGAGAACAGCAATGAGCCCCCCCCCATGTGAAACAGCTGATTAAGTTTTCTCCAGTTCACATAGCTTTTGTTCTGAAAGTGCAACACGGGGCTTCAATCTCTGTGGGTCAGCAAGAACAGAGAAGGGCGACTTCCTCTGGAGAGGAGTACAAAAACGTGACACTGCACAGGACCGTGACGCATCAGGGGCTCTCACCCATCCATGTGGATCTGCCAGTAGGCCTGTCTGCTGAGAGTGATGTAGTGGAAATCTCCGGTGTAGTACTTTGGGTCTGTGCCACCCAGGAGAAGCTCACCGCCGGGCTGAGTTTCAGGGTTCCTGTCAAAGaatcacatatataaaataaggcCATGCAGCAATAGTAATGACATTGTTAAATATCAATGATCAATAACATCAACACCAGAGCACTAATGAAAAGACAAATGACAGAAAGTATGAGTTTGCCCTATGACACGCACGATCTGGTCAAGGACTTTGACCACTGTGATTAACTCCTTTCCAGGCACACGTACAGACTAACGCTGCCTTCACAGTACCTTTATGATTGAGCTCTTCATCAAATCAACATTAAGTGACTTGAAAGCTGCTAAACTTTGAACCACTCTACAATCAGCAAACCTGGATGTTTACTTTGAATTTAGCATGTTCACACCCTTTCAATGACAGTGGAAACTTAGGACTAACTTCACACTGCACTCAGGACAAGCCTGTtgccaaatcacacacacacacacacacacacacacttaaaacatacacacctgttcagatagaaagaaaaaacattctTCTCCACTTTCTTCTGGCTCATCATCATGTCAAAAACAGGAGTGACCCCATCCACAGAGATGCGAGGGTACGCCATGCCCAGAATGCCATCGAACTTGGCCGCAATGAAGGCAACTCCAGGCTGCTTGATAGCCTCTCCAAAAACCTGCTTCTCAACAGCAATGTCGCCAACCTACATGACAAACACTCCTTTTCAGTTTCTGACACCAGCACAAGTCAAACCATCATGTTAAAAACTAAAGGAAGCAAAAACTATTTCCTCCTGTTGAGGACGGCAGACGGCAGTATGTACGTACCGTGCAGGTGTCCTGGCTCAGGTACCCAGACAGGCTGCCAGAGCCGTACTGGATGGCAAATGCGGTGCCGTTCTTGACATAGGTACTCGAATGAGCGCTGTTGTACTTGTGATGAAGTACTGCAAGATCAAAAGCGCAACCAGGTCACATTGTGCTTACTCGCAGACATCCGGGCTAACTTCAACACTAATCAGAGTGGGATCAACTGCAAGGAAGAAACATACAACTAGCAGCCTGGGGAAGCAGACATTACAattctacattttattataactACACTTTCTACAATTCTGTGCAGTATTCAAATGGAACCTACAGCAAGCGATGTCTATTAGAGAGCAGTGCACCGATGGCACCCACAAGTTGGAGGATCCTGTGTCAAACACCACGGTAAAGGTTTGAGGAGGCGTGCCCAACCCTATCTCCCCATAGTACTGAgcctgtgggaaaaaaaagaaacagcacagTCTTCGCTTATTACTTTAACAAAGGGTGTTTACAAAAAtcaggatggggggggggggttatgaaCGGACTCATTAGTTGCATGTTCTCAGGACACTGCACGGGTCTGTCCTTCTGTTGGAGTGGCATGACACACCACCTCATGACAGTCAGGCTACTACACTACAGCTGACAAGCAAGAAAAAGGGGAAGCATGATTTTACAAGTTTCAAGTTCACGTTTGGTAAATCCAGCCATCCATGACAATGATGAAGCATATTTAAGTAATATTATGAAAATACGGAAATGAggttgtctgtctgtatatgaCTTTCTTCCTGTACAGCTTgtggtaaagagagagagagagagagagagagagagagagagagagagagagagagagagagagagagagagagagagagagagagagagagagagagagagagagagagagggagagggagaggaccaCGTACTCAGAACTTTACATTTTAGTAATagtttacagtttttaaattaaagtaccccttgtttagttttttcatAGTATTAGCATATTATTGTGGTCAGGAAGACCTATCTGCAACATTAGCATCCTCAAACTAGACTTTTACTGTCACATAGCAACCAGGACAAAAGATCACAAACATGTCACTGTTTATGAGTTAGGACGAGGGGGTTAAATGGCACTCACGTCCAAATAGTTTTTAAGGGTTTCAGGGGTGGGGGCATTGCTCGAAGGGAAACCCAGGTTGTACTTTGTGGACTTGGAGGTAGCCAAGAGTTCCTCTATAGGTCGCCCAGAGTCTGACATGGAGCGCCTTATAGTGCGAAACTTGGTCAGGGGAACCCTGTGGAATGACACACAGATAAGATAAAGGTACATACAGACACGAGAAGGATTAAAAAGACCAATTCGTTGTAGCAGTAGCTCACCATACACCATTATCCaagttagctagcctagctcTAACACCACCTGCACCTGATGGATTTTAGACCAAAGCAATAAACACGTTTCTCATGACAGTTtggaaataaataagcaaataaaccCACATGTGTGTTCTCCAGACATGTCAGGATTCCCCGGCTAGGCTTCATAAGGGCGTTATAACGTCGTCATAAGAACAAC contains the following coding sequences:
- the ctsd gene encoding cathepsin D produces the protein MKLAALPLLSLVVWMSDAVVRVPLTKFRTIRRSMSDSGRPIEELLATSKSTKYNLGFPSSNAPTPETLKNYLDAQYYGEIGLGTPPQTFTVVFDTGSSNLWVPSVHCSLIDIACLLHHKYNSAHSSTYVKNGTAFAIQYGSGSLSGYLSQDTCTVGDIAVEKQVFGEAIKQPGVAFIAAKFDGILGMAYPRISVDGVTPVFDMMMSQKKVEKNVFSFYLNRNPETQPGGELLLGGTDPKYYTGDFHYITLSRQAYWQIHMDGMSIGSQLALCKGGCEGIVDTGTSLITGPAAEVKALHKAIGAIPLIQGEYMVDCKKVPSLPAVSFVLGGQTYTLTGEQYILKERQAGKQICLSGFMALDIPPPAGPLWILGDVFIGQYYTEFDRDNNRVGFAKAV